The following proteins are encoded in a genomic region of Methylococcales bacterium:
- the trmL gene encoding tRNA (uridine(34)/cytosine(34)/5-carboxymethylaminomethyluridine(34)-2'-O)-methyltransferase TrmL has translation MLNIVLHEPEIPANSGNIIRLCANTGAALHLIEPLGFELEDKKLRRAGLDYHEWAQVQRYQHWNDFLEKQQPQRLFALTTKGHSLYSDAHFLEDDFLIFGPETRGLPAEILNSLTEDKKLYLPMQENSRSLNLSNTVAIVLFEAWKQIGFVNGKIK, from the coding sequence ATGTTAAATATTGTCTTACATGAACCTGAAATTCCTGCGAATAGTGGTAATATCATTCGCCTGTGTGCGAATACAGGGGCAGCACTGCACTTAATTGAACCGTTAGGGTTTGAATTAGAGGATAAAAAATTACGTCGAGCAGGATTAGATTATCATGAATGGGCGCAAGTACAGCGTTATCAGCATTGGAATGACTTTCTTGAGAAACAACAGCCCCAACGACTTTTTGCATTAACCACCAAAGGCCACAGTCTATACAGTGACGCGCATTTTTTAGAGGATGATTTTTTAATTTTTGGCCCAGAAACACGGGGCTTACCCGCTGAGATTTTAAATTCACTCACCGAGGATAAAAAACTATATTTACCGATGCAAGAAAATAGCCGAAGTTTAAATTTATCGAATACGGTCGCGATTGTTTTATTTGAAGCGTGGAAGCAAATAGGGTTTGTGAATGGAAAAATTAAATAA
- a CDS encoding glycogen/starch/alpha-glucan phosphorylase yields MPHRVFKKSKPKAIICKLPNLGMDKQNFINDFKQYYGHRLGRDKECRSPHYAYEALSMAISDRMIERWKDTFNTYKDKNCKRAYYLSMEFLMGRSLSNAMLNLGVSDVVSKAMYDLGLDLEELEDVEVDAGLGNGGLGRLAACFIDSCATLQLPVTGYGLRYEYGMFSQSIADGEQIENPDHWLKNGNVWEIERTEYSQRIKFYGRTESYLDSEGNEKRRWVDTHDIIAVPYDTPIPGYQNGTVNTLRLWKSTATEVFDLQEFNAGDYAESVAAKNNAENITMVLYPNDSNENGKALRLQQQYLLASASLQDVIDNWVDLHGSDFSQFADKNCFQLNDTHPSIAVAELMRLLMDEHGLGWDEAWGITTHTMAYTNHTLLPEALERWSVGLMAHLLPRLMEIIFEINAHFMAEVSAHWPGDSHKMAAMSIIEEGQEKHVRMAYLAIVGSFSVNGVAELHSQLLQQGLFKNFYDFWPHKFNNKTNGVTPRRWLAACNPDLADLITKTIGKGWVTDLSQLEKLKPYAENKKFGDAWYKIQQSSKQRLIDFNKLEMDIDLDVNSLFDIQVKRIHEYKRQLLNVLHVIHLYERIKRGDTKNWTNRTVLIGGKAAPGYVMAKNIIKLINNVAKVINNDPKVGNKLKLVFMSNYRVSAMEKICPGADLSEQISTAGKEASGTGNMKFMMNGALTIGTLDGANIEIREEVGEENFFLFGLTETEVEALRSHYDPQAIIHDDNDLKRVMNLLECGHFNQFEQGIFDDIINSLKSSDDPWMTIADFRSYINAQKQVEIAYNDKKRWTKMSILNCASSGKFSTDRAISDYNHDIWKLEAIKVTGG; encoded by the coding sequence ATGCCTCATAGAGTTTTTAAAAAAAGCAAGCCCAAAGCAATTATTTGTAAATTGCCCAATCTGGGTATGGATAAACAAAATTTCATTAATGATTTCAAGCAGTATTACGGCCATCGTTTAGGGCGTGATAAAGAGTGCCGTTCGCCGCATTATGCCTATGAAGCCCTTTCGATGGCGATTAGTGATCGCATGATTGAGCGTTGGAAAGATACGTTTAATACCTATAAAGATAAAAACTGTAAGCGTGCCTATTACTTATCAATGGAATTTTTGATGGGACGTAGCTTAAGTAATGCCATGCTTAATTTAGGCGTTTCGGATGTGGTTTCTAAAGCGATGTACGATTTAGGCTTAGATTTAGAAGAATTGGAAGATGTTGAAGTGGATGCAGGCTTAGGTAATGGTGGGTTAGGACGTTTAGCTGCATGTTTTATTGATAGTTGCGCCACGTTACAACTTCCCGTCACAGGTTATGGACTGCGTTATGAATATGGCATGTTTAGTCAATCTATTGCCGATGGCGAACAGATAGAAAACCCCGACCATTGGTTAAAAAATGGCAATGTGTGGGAAATAGAACGTACCGAGTACAGTCAGCGTATTAAATTTTATGGGCGGACTGAATCGTATTTGGATAGTGAAGGCAATGAAAAGCGTCGTTGGGTCGATACCCATGACATTATTGCTGTTCCTTATGATACGCCGATTCCTGGTTATCAAAATGGGACAGTAAATACCTTACGATTATGGAAGTCAACGGCCACAGAAGTTTTTGATTTACAAGAGTTTAATGCCGGTGATTATGCAGAGTCCGTTGCGGCTAAAAATAATGCTGAAAACATCACCATGGTGTTATACCCTAATGATTCCAATGAAAATGGTAAAGCGTTACGTTTACAGCAGCAATATTTATTAGCCTCTGCCAGTTTACAAGATGTTATTGATAATTGGGTTGACCTTCATGGGTCTGATTTCAGCCAGTTTGCAGATAAAAATTGCTTTCAACTCAATGATACCCATCCAAGTATTGCCGTCGCTGAATTGATGCGTTTACTGATGGATGAACACGGCTTAGGTTGGGATGAAGCATGGGGAATTACGACTCATACGATGGCGTATACAAACCATACTTTATTACCTGAAGCTTTAGAACGATGGTCAGTTGGCTTGATGGCGCATTTGTTGCCTCGGTTAATGGAAATTATTTTTGAAATTAATGCGCATTTTATGGCTGAAGTTTCAGCACATTGGCCAGGGGACAGTCATAAGATGGCTGCGATGTCCATCATTGAAGAGGGACAGGAAAAACATGTTCGCATGGCTTATCTTGCGATCGTCGGTAGTTTTTCTGTGAATGGCGTTGCTGAGTTACATTCGCAGCTTCTACAACAAGGTTTATTCAAGAATTTTTATGATTTTTGGCCGCATAAATTTAATAATAAAACCAATGGTGTTACGCCTAGACGTTGGTTAGCGGCGTGTAACCCTGACTTAGCGGACTTAATTACCAAAACGATTGGCAAAGGGTGGGTGACTGATTTATCACAATTAGAAAAACTAAAACCTTATGCGGAAAATAAGAAGTTTGGTGATGCGTGGTATAAAATTCAACAAAGCAGTAAGCAGCGTTTGATTGATTTCAATAAGTTAGAAATGGATATTGACTTGGACGTTAATTCATTATTTGACATCCAAGTGAAGCGAATTCATGAATATAAACGTCAGTTATTGAATGTGCTGCATGTGATTCATCTATATGAACGCATTAAACGCGGCGATACTAAAAACTGGACCAATCGAACCGTTTTAATTGGGGGAAAAGCAGCCCCTGGTTATGTGATGGCAAAAAATATTATTAAATTAATTAATAATGTGGCTAAGGTCATTAATAACGACCCTAAAGTCGGCAATAAATTAAAATTAGTTTTTATGTCGAATTATCGGGTTTCTGCGATGGAAAAAATATGCCCAGGGGCGGATCTATCTGAACAGATTTCGACCGCAGGTAAAGAAGCATCAGGAACAGGTAATATGAAGTTCATGATGAATGGCGCGTTAACCATTGGGACATTGGATGGGGCTAATATTGAAATCCGTGAAGAAGTCGGTGAAGAAAACTTTTTCTTATTTGGATTAACCGAAACGGAAGTGGAAGCCTTACGCTCTCATTATGATCCTCAAGCGATCATTCATGATGATAACGATTTAAAACGGGTGATGAATTTACTTGAATGCGGTCATTTTAACCAATTTGAGCAAGGTATTTTTGATGATATTATCAATTCACTGAAATCCTCTGATGATCCGTGGATGACGATTGCTGATTTTAGAAGTTATATCAATGCTCAAAAACAAGTTGAAATTGCGTATAACGATAAAAAGCGTTGGACAAAAATGAGTATTTTAAATTGTGCCTCCAGTGGTAAATTTTCAACGGATCGGGCTATCAGTGATTACAATCATGATATTTGGAAGTTGGAAGCCATTAAAGTAACGGGCGGTTAA